In Paraburkholderia caballeronis, the following proteins share a genomic window:
- a CDS encoding phosphate/phosphite/phosphonate ABC transporter substrate-binding protein produces MTASPLRLGAVAYAPKVVTIWEGFKAYFSERGLYFDYVLYSNYETLTEALLANDVQLAWNSPLAFVRADRAARARGQRVRSIAMRDTDLDLHSLLVAPAGSDVRELDDLRGKTVGFGAIDSPQATLIPLDHLRQHGLVGGDDYTARRFDVLGGKHGDHIGGERDAARAMLAGEVAASWMVGKNYQAFAQEGTLPAGGTRVIATTGAFDHCNMTSGPTLDPQTADAFRDMLLGMSWDDPQVRPLLELEGLKVWQPGRESGYALLERAVTDEHFYDADGNITAAGYRY; encoded by the coding sequence ATGACCGCTTCCCCGCTGCGCCTCGGCGCCGTCGCTTACGCGCCCAAAGTCGTCACCATCTGGGAGGGCTTCAAGGCGTACTTCAGCGAGCGCGGGCTGTACTTCGACTATGTGCTGTATTCGAACTACGAAACGCTCACCGAGGCGCTGCTCGCGAACGACGTGCAGCTCGCGTGGAATTCGCCGCTCGCGTTCGTGCGCGCGGACCGCGCCGCGCGCGCACGCGGCCAGCGCGTGCGCTCGATCGCGATGCGCGACACCGATCTCGACCTGCACTCGCTGCTCGTCGCGCCGGCCGGCAGCGACGTCCGCGAACTCGACGACCTGCGCGGCAAGACAGTGGGCTTCGGCGCGATCGACTCGCCGCAGGCCACGCTGATCCCGCTCGACCATCTGCGCCAGCACGGCCTCGTCGGCGGCGACGACTACACCGCGCGCCGCTTCGACGTGCTCGGCGGCAAGCACGGCGACCACATCGGCGGCGAACGCGACGCGGCGCGCGCGATGCTCGCGGGCGAGGTCGCCGCGTCGTGGATGGTGGGCAAGAACTACCAGGCGTTCGCGCAGGAAGGCACGCTGCCGGCCGGCGGCACGCGCGTGATCGCGACGACCGGCGCGTTCGACCACTGCAACATGACGAGCGGGCCGACGCTCGATCCGCAGACCGCCGATGCGTTCCGCGACATGCTGCTCGGGATGTCGTGGGACGATCCGCAGGTGCGGCCGCTGCTCGAACTCGAAGGGCTGAAGGTATGGCAGCCGGGACGCGAAAGCGGTTACGCGCTGCTCGAACGCGCGGTGACCGACGAGCATTTCTACGACGCCGACGGCAACATCACCGCCGCAGGTTATCGCTACTGA
- a CDS encoding acyl-CoA dehydrogenase family protein, which produces MNVLQTLEPIVRDVIAPAAADTDQHARYPRAALRALGQAGLLGLVSARAVGGLGGGLPEAVQAVERIARDCPCTAMVLTMHYCGVALIEPFAGDAVRRAIADGRHVTTLAVSEAASRSHIWAPAGTASEGDGPDDAGTVRLNALKSMITSAGEADSYVWISRATHGEGNTLWLVDSRLPGLAIPSRFDGMGLRGNASSPIEATDVRVPRDCMLGADGEGEPIKARYLMPFFPTLIATTSIGLMQGALQRAVAHVSATRFSDTGSTLGDLPTIRAWLARAWLQAEQARLLRDATVASVVAGDADTRVRLLQVKAAAAEAALSVTEIAMRVCGGAAFRKEAGIERLFRDARAASVMAPTTDVLYDMLGKALGEGAAIAPGVPGVPGIEPAAA; this is translated from the coding sequence ATGAATGTCCTTCAGACGCTCGAACCCATCGTGCGCGACGTGATCGCGCCCGCGGCGGCCGACACCGATCAGCACGCGCGTTATCCGCGCGCCGCGCTGCGCGCGCTCGGCCAGGCCGGGCTGCTCGGCCTCGTGAGCGCACGCGCGGTCGGCGGCCTGGGCGGCGGGCTGCCCGAGGCCGTGCAGGCGGTCGAGCGGATCGCGCGCGACTGTCCGTGTACCGCGATGGTGCTGACCATGCATTACTGCGGCGTCGCCCTGATCGAGCCGTTCGCCGGCGACGCGGTGCGCCGCGCGATCGCGGACGGCCGCCACGTGACGACGCTGGCCGTGTCGGAAGCGGCCTCGCGCAGCCACATCTGGGCGCCCGCCGGCACGGCGAGCGAGGGCGACGGACCTGACGACGCCGGCACGGTGCGCCTGAACGCGCTCAAAAGCATGATTACGTCGGCGGGCGAGGCCGACTCGTACGTGTGGATCTCGCGCGCGACGCACGGCGAAGGCAACACGCTGTGGCTCGTCGACAGCCGCCTGCCCGGCCTCGCGATTCCGTCGCGCTTCGACGGCATGGGGTTGCGCGGCAACGCGTCGTCGCCGATCGAGGCGACCGACGTGCGCGTGCCGCGCGACTGCATGCTCGGCGCCGACGGCGAAGGCGAGCCGATCAAGGCGCGTTACCTGATGCCGTTCTTTCCGACGCTGATCGCGACGACGTCGATCGGGCTGATGCAGGGCGCGCTGCAACGCGCGGTGGCCCACGTGAGCGCGACGCGTTTTTCGGACACCGGCTCGACGCTCGGCGACCTGCCGACGATCCGCGCATGGCTCGCCCGCGCGTGGCTCCAGGCCGAGCAGGCCCGGCTGCTGCGCGACGCGACCGTCGCGTCGGTCGTCGCCGGCGACGCCGATACGCGCGTGCGGCTGTTGCAGGTCAAGGCCGCGGCGGCGGAAGCCGCGCTGTCGGTCACCGAAATCGCGATGCGCGTGTGCGGCGGCGCGGCGTTCCGCAAGGAAGCCGGCATCGAGCGGCTGTTCCGCGACGCGCGCGCCGCGAGCGTGATGGCGCCGACCACCGACGTGCTGTACGACATGCTCGGCAAGGCGCTCGGCGAAGGCGCGGCGATCGCGCCGGGTGTGCCGGGTGTGCCTGGCATCGAACCCGCCGCCGCCTGA
- a CDS encoding arsenate reductase ArsC, producing the protein MSRKCNVLFLCRANSARSIMAEALLRQLAPGKFDAFSAGVEPAEDVHPLALAQLRPTIGDLGKLRPKSWDLYAAPDAPRMDIVIAMCPEVAEQHAPAFPGTPVFCQWSFPDPLAGEGAESERKPIFEQVFRQILRRVSVFIALPLDSMRRADQLVAVNAVDEPSASSVEEN; encoded by the coding sequence ATGAGCAGGAAATGCAACGTGCTGTTCCTTTGCCGGGCGAACTCCGCCCGCAGCATCATGGCCGAGGCGCTGCTCCGGCAACTGGCGCCCGGCAAGTTCGACGCGTTCAGCGCCGGCGTCGAGCCGGCGGAAGACGTCCACCCGCTGGCGCTCGCGCAACTGCGCCCGACCATCGGCGACCTCGGCAAGCTCAGGCCGAAAAGCTGGGACCTCTATGCGGCCCCCGACGCGCCGCGGATGGACATCGTGATCGCGATGTGCCCCGAAGTCGCCGAACAGCACGCGCCCGCGTTCCCCGGCACGCCGGTGTTCTGCCAGTGGAGCTTCCCCGACCCGCTCGCCGGCGAAGGCGCCGAATCGGAGCGCAAGCCGATTTTCGAACAGGTGTTCCGCCAGATCCTGCGCCGCGTGAGCGTCTTTATCGCGCTGCCGCTCGATTCGATGCGGCGCGCCGATCAGCTGGTCGCGGTCAATGCGGTCGATGAGCCGTCCGCTTCGTCGGTCGAGGAAAACTGA
- a CDS encoding SDR family NAD(P)-dependent oxidoreductase, giving the protein MPDHSPSLNDRVALVTGGSRGIGRAIALALAAAGAAVAVNYRQREREAADVVAAIEQAGGRAFAVRADVSVAADVKTMIDEVTGRFGSVDVLVNNAGTGNVFDIDTLTEDEFDRTLAVNLKSAFLCTQAVLPAMRAKRWGRVVNLSSAAARGPGLIGVHYNASKAGLEGLTRGYAARVAREGVTVNAVAPGPIDTEMAGPLKAANIANKLPVGRLGEADEVAEVVLMVVGNAFITGQTIPVNGGVSFI; this is encoded by the coding sequence ATGCCTGACCATTCGCCCAGCCTGAACGATCGCGTCGCCCTCGTGACCGGCGGCTCGCGCGGCATCGGCCGCGCCATCGCGCTTGCGCTGGCGGCGGCCGGCGCGGCGGTCGCCGTCAATTACCGGCAGCGCGAGCGCGAAGCCGCCGACGTCGTCGCGGCGATCGAACAGGCGGGCGGCCGCGCGTTCGCGGTGCGCGCCGACGTGTCGGTCGCGGCCGACGTGAAGACGATGATCGACGAAGTGACGGGCCGCTTCGGTTCCGTCGACGTGCTCGTGAACAACGCCGGCACCGGCAACGTCTTCGATATCGACACGCTCACCGAGGACGAATTCGACCGGACGCTGGCCGTCAACCTGAAATCGGCGTTCCTGTGCACCCAGGCCGTGCTGCCCGCGATGCGCGCGAAACGCTGGGGGCGCGTCGTCAATCTGTCGTCGGCCGCCGCGCGTGGGCCCGGTCTCATCGGCGTTCACTACAACGCGTCGAAGGCCGGTCTCGAAGGACTCACGCGCGGTTACGCGGCGCGTGTCGCGCGCGAAGGCGTCACCGTCAACGCCGTTGCGCCGGGACCGATCGACACCGAGATGGCGGGGCCGCTGAAGGCCGCGAACATCGCGAACAAGCTGCCGGTCGGCCGGCTCGGCGAAGCGGACGAGGTCGCGGAAGTCGTGCTGATGGTGGTCGGCAACGCGTTCATCACCGGCCAGACGATTCCGGTCAATGGCGGCGTGAGTTTCATCTAG
- a CDS encoding IclR family transcriptional regulator domain-containing protein translates to MKSSPAIHERDLIVGLQKGLALIQLFTDDCPRLSVPDAARLAGLTRSAARRFLLTLVHDGYAETDGRHYWLTAKTLRIGQAYVDSARLPRMLRPIVEKVAGETREHVSVAVRDGDEVVHIVRSRVTNVSSLSIRQGSRLPMYCTGSGRLWLASLPDAEIDAYLRRIDRQPLTPFTKTAIADIDAAIAAIRKQGYVELDQEYEVGMRILGVPVVNRQGQMRASLTITTQVSSMTQADLRERYLRCLYEGQALLRPIIEI, encoded by the coding sequence ATGAAATCCTCCCCCGCGATTCACGAGCGCGACCTGATTGTCGGCTTGCAGAAAGGCCTGGCGTTGATCCAGTTGTTCACCGACGACTGCCCGCGTCTGAGCGTCCCCGACGCGGCGCGGCTGGCGGGTCTCACGCGCAGCGCCGCGCGGCGTTTCCTGCTGACGCTGGTGCACGACGGTTATGCGGAAACCGATGGCCGCCATTACTGGCTGACCGCAAAAACGCTGCGCATCGGGCAGGCGTATGTGGATTCGGCGCGGCTGCCGCGCATGCTGCGGCCGATCGTCGAGAAGGTCGCGGGCGAGACCCGCGAGCACGTATCGGTCGCGGTGCGCGACGGCGACGAAGTCGTGCATATCGTGCGCAGCCGCGTGACGAACGTGTCGTCGCTGTCGATACGGCAAGGTTCGCGGCTGCCGATGTATTGCACGGGCAGCGGCCGCCTCTGGCTCGCGTCGCTGCCCGACGCCGAGATCGACGCGTACCTGCGGCGGATCGACCGGCAGCCGCTGACGCCGTTCACGAAAACCGCGATCGCTGACATCGACGCGGCAATCGCCGCGATCCGCAAGCAGGGTTACGTGGAACTGGACCAGGAGTACGAGGTGGGCATGCGCATCCTCGGCGTGCCGGTCGTGAACCGGCAAGGCCAGATGCGCGCGAGCCTGACGATCACGACCCAGGTTTCGTCGATGACGCAGGCGGACCTGCGCGAACGTTATCTGCGCTGCCTGTACGAAGGCCAGGCGCTGCTTCGGCCGATCATCGAGATCTAG
- a CDS encoding shikimate dehydrogenase family protein: MIRGTTELVAIVGSPIAQVKSPRNFNAWFERHGKDLAMIPIDLDGQSLDGFVDALRAWRNLRGCVVTVPYKQAIATRVDTLSPRSQALGCVNVIRREADGTLTGDIVDGDGFMNAARRHGFVPKGARVLLIGAGGVGSAIAWSLCEHGAASIVLTDLDASRVERLRALLATHHAATDTGTRAGARLGSLAPFDLVVNASPAGMAGYDELPVSPDGLATLRADTLVADVVTSPEATRFLELARQAGCRVQTGAEMALAQLGNLGAFMHVTPLDI; the protein is encoded by the coding sequence ATGATCCGCGGCACGACGGAACTGGTTGCCATCGTCGGTTCTCCCATTGCGCAGGTGAAATCGCCGCGCAACTTCAACGCATGGTTCGAGCGTCACGGCAAGGACCTCGCGATGATCCCGATCGACCTCGACGGCCAGTCGCTGGACGGCTTCGTCGATGCGTTGCGCGCGTGGCGCAATCTGCGCGGTTGCGTCGTGACCGTGCCGTACAAGCAGGCGATCGCGACGCGTGTGGATACGTTGAGTCCGCGCTCGCAGGCGCTCGGCTGCGTGAACGTGATCCGCCGGGAAGCGGACGGCACGCTGACCGGCGACATCGTCGACGGCGACGGCTTCATGAACGCCGCGCGCCGGCACGGGTTCGTGCCGAAGGGCGCGCGCGTGCTGCTGATCGGCGCGGGCGGCGTCGGCAGCGCGATCGCGTGGTCGCTGTGCGAGCACGGCGCGGCGTCGATCGTGCTGACGGACCTCGATGCGTCGCGCGTGGAGCGGTTGCGCGCGCTGCTCGCGACGCATCATGCGGCGACCGACACCGGTACGCGTGCCGGTGCACGACTCGGTTCGCTTGCGCCGTTCGATCTCGTGGTGAACGCGTCGCCGGCCGGGATGGCCGGGTACGACGAACTGCCGGTGTCGCCCGATGGCCTTGCGACGCTGCGGGCGGACACGCTCGTCGCGGACGTCGTGACGTCGCCCGAGGCGACCCGCTTCCTTGAACTTGCGCGGCAGGCCGGCTGCCGGGTCCAGACCGGCGCGGAGATGGCGCTCGCGCAACTCGGCAATCTCGGCGCGTTCATGCACGTCACGCCGCTGGACATCTGA
- a CDS encoding MFS transporter, giving the protein MQTSDNRIDPARTQTTRATASGWIGSALEYYDFFIYAQAAAMVFPQLFFPAGNPKLAIVASLATYGVGYVARPIGGFVLGRRGDTHGRKHLLLLCMFLMGASTFAVGLLPTYHQVGMLAPILLVTLRLVQGFAVAGEISGASSMILEQAPFGRRGYYASFALQGTQAGQIFAAAIFMPLAWYMPNASFVSWGWRIPFLLSALVLAAGVVIRRNVSESPAFISEDTNGSVPASPITVAFRESWREIVRIAVMATAAVIAMVATIFGAAYAVQPSYGIGFHPDTYLAIPLIGNIVAVIVIPFVGKLSDRIGRRIPVVVGSLGAGLLSYVYLYAISARNAPLAIVTSVLMWGVVYQGFNAVFPSFMPELFPTRTRVSAMSIGQNIGMSLTALLPSLFAAIAPPGTKDIPFLIGSATLAITAVAAIAAWTARETHRIPLHELGMPGAAARASSRPANELGEPGQRPTPAAGPR; this is encoded by the coding sequence ATGCAGACCAGCGACAACCGCATCGATCCGGCGCGGACCCAGACGACGCGCGCGACCGCCAGTGGCTGGATCGGATCGGCGCTCGAATACTACGACTTCTTCATCTACGCGCAGGCCGCGGCGATGGTCTTTCCGCAACTGTTCTTTCCGGCCGGCAATCCGAAGCTCGCGATCGTCGCGTCGCTCGCGACCTACGGCGTCGGTTACGTCGCGCGGCCGATCGGCGGCTTCGTGCTCGGGCGGCGCGGCGACACGCACGGGCGCAAGCATCTGCTGCTGCTGTGCATGTTCCTGATGGGCGCGTCGACGTTCGCGGTCGGGCTGCTGCCGACCTATCACCAGGTCGGCATGCTCGCGCCGATTCTGCTGGTCACGCTGCGCCTCGTTCAGGGCTTCGCGGTCGCCGGCGAAATTTCCGGCGCGAGTTCGATGATCCTCGAACAGGCGCCGTTCGGCCGGCGCGGTTATTACGCGAGTTTCGCGTTGCAGGGCACGCAGGCCGGCCAGATTTTCGCGGCCGCGATCTTCATGCCGCTCGCGTGGTACATGCCGAACGCGTCGTTCGTGTCGTGGGGCTGGCGCATTCCGTTCCTGTTGAGCGCGCTCGTGCTTGCCGCCGGCGTCGTCATACGCCGCAACGTATCGGAGTCGCCCGCGTTCATCAGCGAGGATACGAACGGTTCGGTGCCGGCGTCGCCGATCACGGTCGCGTTCCGCGAAAGCTGGCGCGAGATCGTGCGCATCGCGGTGATGGCGACGGCCGCCGTGATCGCGATGGTCGCGACCATCTTCGGCGCGGCCTACGCGGTGCAGCCGTCGTACGGGATCGGGTTCCATCCGGATACGTACCTCGCGATTCCGCTGATCGGCAACATCGTCGCGGTCATCGTGATTCCATTCGTCGGCAAGCTGTCCGACCGGATCGGCCGCCGCATTCCGGTCGTCGTCGGCTCGCTCGGCGCGGGGCTGTTGTCGTACGTGTATCTGTACGCGATCAGCGCGAGGAACGCGCCGCTCGCGATCGTCACGTCGGTGCTGATGTGGGGCGTCGTCTATCAGGGCTTCAACGCGGTCTTTCCGAGCTTCATGCCCGAGCTGTTTCCGACGCGGACCCGCGTGTCCGCGATGTCGATCGGGCAGAACATCGGCATGTCGCTGACCGCGCTGCTGCCTTCGCTGTTCGCCGCGATCGCGCCGCCCGGCACGAAGGACATTCCGTTCCTGATCGGCTCCGCGACGCTCGCGATTACCGCCGTTGCCGCGATTGCGGCGTGGACCGCGCGCGAGACGCATCGCATTCCTCTGCATGAACTGGGCATGCCCGGCGCTGCCGCGCGCGCGTCGTCGCGGCCCGCGAACGAACTCGGCGAGCCGGGGCAGCGCCCGACACCCGCTGCCGGACCGCGATGA
- a CDS encoding LysR family transcriptional regulator, whose protein sequence is MLNRLEILKIFAVTAASPTFREAAKRLGVSPQVVTRAIRELEQTLGETLFHRSTRRIQITTFGQSFVPKAQDALAAVDDLFGPAASRTDEAVGTVRITAPSVLGRRFVQPVLLDLMTRHPGLVPDLRLSDSPSPVVDEQIDIGVRAGAIGDNRFIARMIGPLPVWVVGAPSLIGRVGEPTHLKELETMPVTSLIDRSTGRPWPWMFRDERQFQPSSPVFVTDDTEAEIAAACAGLGFSQCTEYLVRPCIADGRLVRLLPRLEPSPWKLYVYRPQRGPVPTRIRVVYDELVAKLGQATLRD, encoded by the coding sequence ATGCTGAATCGACTGGAAATCCTCAAGATCTTCGCGGTGACGGCCGCCTCTCCCACGTTCCGGGAAGCCGCGAAACGGCTCGGCGTGTCCCCGCAGGTCGTCACGCGCGCGATCCGCGAACTGGAACAGACGCTCGGCGAAACGCTGTTTCATCGCAGCACGCGGCGCATCCAGATCACGACGTTCGGACAGTCGTTCGTCCCGAAGGCGCAGGACGCGCTGGCCGCGGTCGACGACCTGTTCGGACCGGCGGCAAGCCGTACCGACGAAGCCGTCGGCACGGTGCGGATCACCGCGCCGTCTGTGCTCGGACGCCGCTTCGTGCAGCCGGTGCTGCTCGACCTGATGACACGGCATCCCGGCCTCGTGCCGGACCTCCGGCTGTCGGACTCGCCGTCGCCGGTCGTCGACGAGCAGATCGACATCGGCGTGCGCGCGGGCGCGATCGGCGACAACCGCTTCATCGCGAGGATGATCGGGCCGCTGCCGGTGTGGGTGGTCGGCGCGCCGTCGCTGATCGGTCGCGTCGGGGAGCCAACGCATCTGAAGGAACTCGAAACGATGCCGGTCACGAGTCTGATCGATCGGTCGACCGGCCGGCCGTGGCCGTGGATGTTTCGCGACGAGCGGCAATTCCAGCCGTCGTCGCCGGTTTTCGTGACCGACGACACCGAGGCCGAAATCGCGGCCGCGTGCGCGGGGCTGGGCTTCAGCCAGTGCACCGAGTATCTGGTCCGGCCGTGCATCGCGGACGGCCGCCTCGTGCGGCTGCTGCCGCGGCTCGAACCGAGCCCGTGGAAGCTGTACGTCTATCGCCCGCAGCGAGGCCCGGTGCCGACGCGCATACGCGTCGTCTACGACGAACTGGTGGCGAAACTCGGCCAGGCGACGTTGCGCGACTAG
- a CDS encoding SDR family NAD(P)-dependent oxidoreductase has product MNASTQQTQLEGRIALVTGASSGIGRASALELARRGAKVVVAARRSEELERLVSEIAAAGGDAKAFVADVANEADIKAIVDFTVASYGRLDIAFNNAGTEGVFAPLLEQNAERFDQVFEPNVRGVFNSMRYEAEVMLRQGSGSIVNNASMGGLIGFENASVYIASKHAVVGMTKTASIEWFRRGVRVNALCPGLIETPFHHRGIWPSVEVQQAFAAGTPAGRWGSAEEMATIVAFLASDDASYVSGHALVADGGYSIA; this is encoded by the coding sequence ATGAATGCAAGCACCCAACAAACGCAGCTGGAAGGCCGCATCGCGCTGGTGACCGGCGCCAGTTCGGGTATCGGCCGCGCATCGGCGCTCGAACTGGCGCGCCGCGGCGCGAAGGTGGTGGTCGCCGCGCGGCGCAGCGAAGAACTGGAGCGGCTGGTCAGCGAGATCGCGGCCGCCGGCGGCGACGCGAAGGCGTTCGTCGCGGACGTCGCGAACGAAGCGGACATCAAGGCGATCGTCGATTTCACGGTGGCGAGCTACGGCCGCCTCGACATCGCGTTCAACAACGCCGGCACCGAAGGCGTGTTCGCGCCGCTGCTCGAACAGAACGCGGAACGCTTCGACCAGGTGTTCGAGCCGAACGTGCGCGGTGTGTTCAACTCGATGAGGTACGAGGCCGAAGTGATGCTGCGCCAGGGCTCGGGCAGCATCGTCAACAACGCGTCGATGGGCGGGCTGATCGGCTTCGAGAACGCGTCGGTGTATATCGCGAGCAAACACGCGGTGGTCGGCATGACGAAAACCGCGTCGATCGAATGGTTCCGGCGCGGCGTGCGGGTGAACGCGTTGTGCCCGGGGCTGATCGAGACGCCGTTCCACCATCGCGGCATCTGGCCGTCCGTGGAGGTGCAGCAGGCCTTCGCGGCCGGCACGCCGGCGGGCCGCTGGGGTTCGGCCGAAGAGATGGCGACGATCGTCGCGTTCCTCGCGTCGGACGATGCCAGCTACGTGTCGGGCCACGCGCTGGTCGCCGACGGTGGTTATTCGATTGCCTGA
- a CDS encoding SDR family oxidoreductase codes for MNTLDLLKPVPGLRVLISGAASGIGAAMADAFLHAQAQVFVCDVDPAAVERAKAEQPALHARVADVAQPEQVDRVFDDVRRELGGLDILVNNAGIAGPTGAVEDLDPELWRRTIATNLDSQFYFLRRAVPLLKETSTCAGIIAMSSVAGRLGYAFRTPYAATKWAIVGLVKSLAIELGPDDIRVNAILPGVVEGERMSRVIAARADALGIPFDAMRDEYLKKISLRRMVTVDDVAALALFLASPAGRNISGQAISVDGNVEYL; via the coding sequence ATGAACACGCTGGATCTTCTGAAACCGGTGCCCGGCCTGCGGGTGCTTATCTCGGGCGCAGCCTCCGGCATCGGCGCCGCGATGGCCGACGCGTTCCTGCACGCGCAGGCGCAGGTCTTCGTCTGCGACGTCGACCCGGCCGCCGTCGAACGCGCGAAGGCGGAGCAGCCGGCGCTGCACGCGCGCGTGGCCGACGTCGCGCAGCCGGAGCAGGTCGACCGGGTTTTCGACGACGTGCGCCGCGAGCTGGGCGGCCTCGACATACTCGTGAACAACGCGGGCATCGCCGGCCCGACCGGCGCGGTGGAAGACCTCGACCCCGAGCTGTGGCGGCGCACGATCGCGACGAACCTCGACAGCCAGTTCTACTTTCTGCGCCGCGCGGTGCCGCTGCTGAAGGAGACGTCCACCTGCGCGGGCATCATCGCGATGTCGTCGGTAGCCGGCCGGCTCGGCTACGCGTTTCGCACGCCGTACGCGGCCACCAAGTGGGCGATCGTCGGCCTCGTCAAGTCGCTCGCGATCGAACTCGGGCCGGACGACATCCGCGTCAACGCGATCCTGCCGGGCGTCGTGGAAGGCGAGCGGATGAGCCGCGTGATCGCCGCCCGCGCGGACGCGCTCGGCATCCCGTTCGACGCGATGCGCGACGAGTATCTGAAGAAGATTTCGCTGCGCCGGATGGTCACGGTGGACGACGTCGCGGCGCTCGCGCTGTTCCTCGCGTCGCCGGCCGGGCGCAACATCAGCGGCCAGGCGATCAGCGTGGACGGGAACGTCGAGTATCTGTGA
- the fabG gene encoding 3-oxoacyl-[acyl-carrier-protein] reductase, whose product MRLKNKVAIITGAGQGIGAATALKFAREGATVAMCDLNADALAAVTDACREAGAQASAFALDVADREAVGAMVATVLARHGRIDVLVNNAGITRDARLQKMTLKQFDDVIDVNLRAVFNTTQAVVDIMVEQRSGVVLNASSVVGLYGNYGQTNYAAAKFGVIGFTRTWSRELGPKGIRVNAVAPGFVDTPILSTVPDDVLAKMRAQVPLGRLGRPDEIASVYAFLASDEASYINGAVIEASGGMTL is encoded by the coding sequence ATGAGACTGAAAAACAAGGTGGCCATCATCACCGGCGCCGGCCAGGGGATCGGCGCGGCGACCGCGCTGAAGTTCGCGCGCGAAGGCGCGACCGTCGCCATGTGCGACCTGAACGCGGACGCCCTCGCCGCCGTGACCGACGCGTGCCGCGAAGCGGGCGCGCAGGCGTCGGCGTTCGCGCTCGACGTCGCGGACCGCGAGGCCGTCGGCGCGATGGTGGCGACCGTGCTCGCCCGCCATGGCCGGATCGACGTGCTGGTGAACAACGCCGGCATCACGCGCGACGCGCGCCTGCAGAAGATGACGCTCAAGCAGTTCGACGACGTGATCGACGTGAACCTGCGCGCGGTGTTCAATACGACGCAGGCGGTCGTGGACATCATGGTCGAGCAGCGTTCGGGCGTCGTGCTCAATGCCAGTTCGGTCGTCGGCCTGTACGGCAACTACGGGCAGACGAACTACGCGGCCGCCAAGTTCGGCGTGATCGGCTTCACCAGGACGTGGAGCCGCGAACTCGGGCCGAAGGGCATCCGGGTCAACGCGGTGGCGCCCGGTTTCGTCGATACGCCGATTCTTTCGACGGTGCCGGACGACGTGCTCGCGAAGATGCGCGCCCAGGTGCCGCTCGGCCGTCTCGGACGGCCGGACGAAATCGCGAGCGTCTATGCGTTCCTCGCGAGCGACGAGGCGAGCTACATCAACGGCGCGGTGATCGAGGCGTCGGGCGGCATGACACTGTGA